Part of the Nicotiana sylvestris chromosome 2, ASM39365v2, whole genome shotgun sequence genome, aatgataacgatagtatcgtttctcttattgtagactaaggagttttgacaattgcatagcttgagattggggcagtatatacaaggtatgtgaggctatccctttccttcttttgcacgactccgattgtacataatgtaatgaacgagcttccaagatactctactcttagaagctagcagtacttacattgttttccctcttatggaacgattgatgttaatgttgcttctcttattcttatgttatcaatgttgttggtacttcctgattcttataaggttcatagtgaagagttagtcctaataacgtgtacagaggataccgaccttacgtcactccgaaaggtttagaatgtgattccatgagtcgagcatgcattatatatatgtatctattttactctaccgagccacgctatagttggccgggtacgacacctattgtgcaaccactgatcagttgggttttaccgagctccacgtggccgggtacgattctaccgagcctattatgacaaaatatataaagaaccaatttacaacttacttaataattgcacaataattcaacacaaaattactacaccaatttcacaatatgtttataacaatttggataaatatattcccgggtcatggacttgctagaaattatgctactattttagcttaaaatggatttattgaattatccgggttattgattatagggttaataatattcataagaatctttcgagttcttatgcatctattcaagttaaactaatacctatatgtctatggtattaatattagcaagaatgcatttacaactcctatttttcaaccaaacaaggcaattaagtatatgtctatcttaattgtgaattcttcacccgatgcccgagattcaaaacttgttctatttgattctatatgcaaccaagaatttcctttttcaagtttaactcaagattcgtaaataatatttcactgttagctacgcagtaaaataattagaagcagaatcaaataaacaacccataacaataaattcaatatcttcaatctaagcttcaaataacataattatctaacatccatgacccaagaatactagagtttttagctactcataatcatacaaaaatcaacaataaaagttttaaacataatattaacaagcaaatagaagaaagtttagaagaactctttgaatccttgctccaagatgttgttcttcttctcttttcttagctccaagatgaagctcctccttcttctatggatttttctccctcaaaatctgatcttcttctcaataatggagctttactttatgtaagttgagcggatcctctcagatttcccattttgcccccaaataattgatttcccggaCTGGACCAgtgcgggagcgcatgaccagcgcacaTCCCGCGCATATCgagtttctttctgtccaaatcactgaactagcatgggagcgcatgaccagcgcatgaccggcgctagtggggttttctcttgttaagatgttgctgcttaacttttcgtcatttgactccatttttcacttgattaccatcataaatcctcatttgtttattgaactcctgtgagacattaaagtcatgattaaagtttttgcattatttgaacatttacaatagtaaaccatccttaagttgagctaaaatataggctatattaaacaatttagcctattatcaacaccccacacttagcttattgctagtcctcgagcaatccactatattctttttagagaattcttcattcaaccatttcccctcacgcattacacctagaacatTGTACATATATTACGCCTAgaagtgaacaatcctagcctcaaagtcaactctcaagtgCTATGCAATATTCAAACTTCCTCAACTTACTCTTCACAGAAGTCAAGATTTGCTTTTCTGTCACAAGTCATATGCCCTCACCATCATGCCAACAAGAAATATTTGGTAATTACTCTGCACATTCAAGTCATATACTTATAATAATCAATTAAAGCACTCACTCTCACAAtagaagtcacatgcatgcaatgggTACCATAAGTTTGCCCGTaatataaatctctactaatTTAGGCTAGCTCGACTCAAAATCAATTAGGagtttttcatggttgtaatgtgggctaagggacgggtaggatgtatttaggaatagtgactcaacccctaagcactttaacacatcacacgagcaattttcagcataaattcttcaacccacttctcatttatacacaatatcatcccacaaatacgcccttcttctttaagcactctattaattcattcccactagctagagcaaaacacaatgtaattatctctcttttttttttcttgtcactcaatttctgctagtggtgtatttgtttacaacataagtgcacctttcatccttttattggttccactcaaaagtcaccccacatttatttccttcttacttcttttagcgctcttctcacaattaaagtgctttaagaggtaaaaggatcaaaacactgtcaattaagaacaaaagtgtataggcttgtaatgcgggtgccaaacaaaaagtctgaaggctcaaaagggttaactagggacgaattttatttttaataagcaattaagctcaaaaaggtcaaagaaagcctaacatcatttttcataccgagcatcacctcaaatttcgcttcaactcacatactgggcaagttctagacacaagtacaatacatggactacacaaatactcaccacacatggcatatgactcattccagatcagctcatcaagacactccattacgagcattcaattcagtacaaacatacaaattaaggcactttcagtgagattcaacaattaggactaagcgttacactctagggtctaatgtgttcaggtgtgtcaacgctatgaGTTCTCTTCTATAGCTTGCATCCCTTTATTTAATATAcaaatcaaaaaaatgaaaacagaaattaaAAACTACATATGCCCGGTTCAaaataaacccttggaaaagaaccgtggcttaaagaaaaaccaagggggattaTTTAAATTAAACCAAAACTAGCGTACATtaaactgaaaaaataaaataaacaaaaatatattattatttttttttcgaattaattctgatttttttttccgactaaataaagaaaatctaGTAGCAATATTTCGAAATTAGGACTACTATCTATCAATACTGTAATttaacaaaacaaactaaaagcaACTTTAACacactaaaaaataaataataattaaactCAATCAAACAAAGAGCAATTTGACAAAGTAAATACATTATAATAGGGGcaaaccaccccacacttaaaaacttGCATTGTCCCTAATTCAAAATAGAAACAAAATAGATCAGAAAAAATACTCCCTGAGGCCATTGGCCTAagcatcttcttcttcaaatgtgCGCAGATATTCCTCGTCTTCTGAGGGAACATTGTCCCCATCCCCATCCTTGTCGGCTACTAGATGCAACCTCAGGTAGCCCAATATTTGATCTTTTGCTTGGGCGCCTAGACATTTTATCTGCACAACATGATatattagcaaaaaaaaaaaatcattttaagaGCAGGGGGAGTaaataccccacacttatgttaATATCATGTTGACACTTAGTATGTATAACAGGGATTCAAACTACCCTGTTCTTCAATTAGAATGATATAATGTTTATCGGTCTACCTAATATTAGAGATACTTACTACAATtgtacataaaaataaaaattacaaactaagctgaaaatataaacaataaacataaaaagaaattagtctattttacaaaattcaaaattattataCAAAATATACTACATAGACAATATACAATGTGAATCACTTTTTGTTTCCaccttgaacttatgaattgtacCCCTAAAAAGGTATCAAGTATGTCGCTATGCGTCTTTGGTGGGGCTACAAAGATAACCAGGCCAAGTAATAAATTTTTCACTCGATACTTCTCGGCCTTTGGATGAGGAATGTAATTTTTGCTTTTTGGTACaataaattcaagaatataggcacttTCATCCTCACTCTTTGACTTCCCCATAGGGTCAGGTGGCTCGATTACTATCTTACtatctaaacacaatgtggaaaaatgattggaatgaggtctaatgcgccataactcatgaattttactactatttacatCCCCATTTATACAAACACTCAATTCTTCTAAAGTAATGTTATCTACTCCCTCACATGACTCTAGAGCACTCTTCTTAACATGGACATCCTCAAGAAAAATATGATCTAATGATTGGTATTCTTGTTTTAGCTCCTCTATTTGGTCTAGAAGATTTTTTTCAGCTTCATACAACTCATCATTAAATTGTTGGGCATTAcacgcatcaacctttgcactcaAATCTGAATCCAAGTTATGCACAACCAAGccaaaattatcacttttttGTGCAAGCTCATCTCTCTCCTTAGACCAATCTTTCATCACCGTTGTTAGTAAACAACGTCGTTTCGCAGAATCCACTAATCGAGAATATCCATCCCAATACCAACCcttactcccatattcaaattTAGATGTCCAAGAGGTGAGGTCATGACTAGCAAAAAAATACGGGCCATAAAAATCTTTGATTAACCAAGCGTCTTCATCATTAACCTTACCTCtgtatatttcatcctcagatgtcatcctgagagaactagaaacatactaagagaaaaatcaaatagttataaaaataacatatttacaaaaagaaaagaaaataaacttgtaaagataataataaaagtctAACCCAGAAGAATAGTTAATgtctaattccccggcaacggcgccaaaaacttgttgcaaccaaaacactcacgcaagtgtacgcgatcgacaagtaatatagtagtaagtaaagtatcgttcccacgaggaattgtgatcaacttatcgactgatgtagactcaaacaattatcaattcaagctaaattatcacaaaatatataaagaaccaatttacaacttacttaataattgcacaataattcaacacaaaattactacaccaatttcacaatatgtttataacaatttggataaatatattcccgggtcatggacttgctagaaattatgctactattttagcttaaaatggatttattgaattatccgggttattgattatagggttaataatattcataagaatctttcgagttcttatgcatctattcaagttaaactaatacctatatgtctatggtattaatattagcaagaatgcatttacaactcctatttttcaaccaaacaaggcaattaagtatatgtctatcttaattgcgaattcttcacccgatgcccgagattcaaaacttgttctatttgattctatatgcaaccaagaatttccttttttcaagtttaactcaagattcgtaaataatatttcactgttagctacgcagtaaaataattagaagcagaatcaaataaacaacccataacaataaattcaatatcttcaatataagcttcaaataacataattatctaacatccatgacccaagaatactagagtttttagctactcataatcatacaaaaatcaacaaataaaagttttaaacataatattaacaagcaaatagaagaaagtttagaagaactctttgaatccttgctccaagatgttgttcttcttctcctttcttagctccaagatgaagctcctccttcttctatggctttttctccctcaaaatctgatcttCTTCTCAATAATGGATctttactttatgtaagttgagcggatcctctcagatttcccattttgcccccaaataattgatttcccggactggaccagcgcgggagcgcatgaccagcgcacaTCCCGCGCATATCGAGTTTCTTTCTGTCTAAATCACTAAACTAGCACGGgagcgcatgacccgcgctagtggggttttctcttgttaagatgttgctgctcaacttttcgtcatttgactccatttttcacttgattaccatcataaatcctcatttgtaTATTGAATTCttgtgagacattaaagtcatgattagagcagatttttgcattatttgatcatttacaatagtaaatcatccttaagttgagctaaaacataggctatattaaataatttagcctattatcagtatctattttactctaccgagccatgctatagttggccgggtacggcacctattgtacaaccactgatcagttgggttttaccgagctccacgtggtcgggtacgattctaccgagccttatgatggccgggtacgttttttaccgagcctattatggacgggtacgatatgatgatgatgatgcccacagaggcgaatgttttaaaggtttatgtatttatacatatgtatcatgcatttcatatcagtagccctcagaggtactaagatgttacaggttgtatattctctatccttgcttacattactgatcgtatttatggttccctgccttacatactcagtactttatttgtactgacatccttttatttgtggacgctgcatgtcgtgctgcaggtcctgatagacaggcaggtgcagctccccaccacagtaggctgtccagttcagtggtgattggcgagatcccttctccggacttgccttggtcttggtatgcatttttgttatagacattatgggtatgtcggggccctgttccagctatgttgcagcacttatgttcctttagaggctcatagacaggtgccgactcatgtatagtttggtatgccttgtaggctagtttttgttgtatggtctttcatggtagcgtggtagctcataccttatatatagtttcttgattgtctggtcatcccatattatatatgttcatgccatcagttcttattgttggttgtccatgatccaagtctaccatttatattgatctcgtcagccgtaaaagataataaagaaggttatataaaatgtacgttggtgctcggcaagtatggtcgggtgctagtcatggccctccagtttgggtcgtgacatataagAGTCTGTCTCTCCTTCGTATTCCCAGATTCAAATTTCAGATCTCCTCCGTATGTCCTCTATCAGTCCGTCTCTCCTTAGAACGCGTCTCGCattcaaattcaaatttaaattcaaatacATTGTAAGTATTCAGATTCATCTCcagaattcaaaatagtttttgaattttatgttttctAATTGATTGATTGAAGTTGTTTGATAAACTTCACTTATATGCTGAATTTGCAATTCTAAATCTATTTGACGATGAATTCTAACATTctaagctgaagttatttagttaacGAGCTGGCAAATAacacaaagaagaagaaattaaattaaattttatatgattgttttgttactgaagtttttttgtcaatAATTAAAAGCTGGAGTTTTCCTCGTACACTGGGTAAAAAACCATAAAACATAagttaaaatttcatattgcaccaaaaaaacttcggcctaggtgctgaaattttatatttattacttaaaaacttaagcaggaggggtgaagttttcctcctacactggctaaattaaaaaatcatattgcaccaaaaaaacttcggcctaggtgctgaagttttttagttattacttaaaaacttaagcaggagggctgaagttttcctcctacactggctaaattaaaaaataatattgcaccaaaaaaacttcggcctaggtgctgaagttttttagttattaCTTAAAAACTTAAGCAGGAGGGCTaaagttttcctcctacactggcTAAATTAAAAAATCATATTGCACCAAAAAAACCTCGGCCTAGGTGCTGATTTTTTTAGTTATTACTTAAAAACTTAAGCAGGagggctgaagttttcctcctacactggctaaatttaaaaatcatattgcaccaaaaaaacttcggcctaggtgctgaagttttttagttattacttaaaaacttaagcaggagggctgaagttttcctcctacactagCCAAATTAAAAAATCATATTGCACCAAAAAAACTTCGGCCTAGGTGCTGAAATTTTTTTTCTTACTTAAAAACTTAAGCAGGAGGGCTAAAGTTTTTATCCTACACTAGCTAAATTAAAAAATCATATTGCAGCAAAAACACTTCGGCCTAGGTGCTGAAATTTTTTTTCCCCTGCATTGATGAATCACCATCATAAAATAAACTTCAGCTAAATGCTGAAGTTATTAAGCTTATCTCTAAAAACTTTAGCActtataagctgaagttttcttTGCAGGATTCATTAATTATGTCATAcatctttttccaaaaaaaacttcagcagaagatgcctaagtgatttagtttatttgtaaaaacttcagcacaaacAATCTAAAATCTGTTCACTTTCCTAAAACTTGCCACTAAACATGAATTTGCAGGATGAGTTCGATTTGCATTGTTATATCTTTCAATGGGAgttggactcctgatttcaattacttggatcatgatacaaaacttgttctacttaataaggacatatcattcaatactttcctgaagaaaattagtgaagttgcaaatattgattcaaccagatatgcattaaaagtatggtttgatatcaaactaaatacaagcaaaggaatgcttgtaACTTCAGATGAAGAACTCAGTACGTGTATACATTTGCTTACAACTGATTCAGCCTACAAGAATTGCCATTTCGTCATCGAAAAaatacaactttcagaatcagcaGTATTCAACCAATCTCTTGCATATGCGATAGATTCAAAACCTTTTGCTAACTATCAATATGAAGTACGAGTGCCAATAATGGAAGTAGACAACGAGCAACAACCTTCTAACATTACATCTGCTTCAGAATACATAGTGCTGCAATAATTACCCCTTCCTCCAATAAATTCATACCAGTTTGTCGAtgaccaagaagaagaaggacaactAATAATGCAAATTGACAACCAACACACAATCCAACAAAGCTTTTTTCACCTTCTGCAATGATAAACAACAAtgaagatgaagtaaacatggagCTTATACCGATAACATCACATAGAATTGAAGAAATTGCTGAAAGTTCTTGTGCTTCtcagaaatcaagaaaaagagtGAGGAGAAAGGTGAAAGAATCTCCACCATGTAAAATACTTAGGCACGATGTGTTGCCTGAGGAAGTAAGAGTTggatcaatctttgagaacaaacaaaacatgactaAATTTTTCTGCAGCTTGGAGATAAATCAAAAAGTTGAATTCACTGCTGTTAGATCATGTTCCAAGAGATACGAGCTGAAATACATCATGGACAAATGTGGTTGGAATGTACGTGCTACCAGAATAAAAAATTCCACATTGTTCAGGGTGATAAAATATCATAACATCCATGAATGCTCGGTTGATGCAAGAAAATCAGATCAGAAGCATACTAcatcaaattttataagtgaacaaattatagaacatgttcgagacaaaaagatagaggttacaccagcctttgtagaaaatgaaatgaaaaagaaatttggaattgACATTGGTTATCACAAGGCATGACGTGCTCTTCAAAAAGTTGTTGCTTGCATAAGGGGAACACCTGACGAGAACTACCAGATTCTTCCTTCATACCTACATATGATGGTGGCCAAAAACCCAGGAACATACACAAGCATAAAAAGAGATGCGCGGAAGAGGTAAGCAAAACAATACTAACCATCAGCCTGAAGTTTCAAATGTTActatttgaaaaacttcacaccttatgatttttttttgtgtttcaatGTACAGATTTGCTTACTTGTTCTTCGCTCATGCGGCATCAGTAGTTGGTTGATCCTACTGTAGACCCGTTATTATAGTAGATGCAACGTTTTTGAAGTCAAAATATCGTGGTGGTCTATTTGTTGTTGTATCAAAGGATGCAAACAATCAAATCTTTCCTCTACGTTTAGGTGTAGCAGATTCAGAAAACAATGAGGCATACATTTGGTTCTTCGGGGAAAtcagaaaagcaattcaagtccgTCGTGAACTGATTTTCTTGTCAGATAGAAACCAATCGATCGCAAATGGTATTAGAAAAGTTTTTCCTGAAGCTCACCATGGTATATGCCTCTATCActttgagaaaaatttaaagcaaagacatgcaaaggccacggtaataaatctttttcaaagtgcTGCAAGGTCATAAAAACGTGAAAATTTTAATCAGTTAATGTCCCAACTAAAAAGTATTGACAAGAAAACATACAATTACATAATGGAAGAGCCTCCCGAGAGATGGGCTCGATCGTGGTTCCCAAGGCGACGTTATGATATGCTAACAACAAACATGGTAGAATCAATGAATTCCGTTGTACTAAAAGGGAGAGAAATGCCTATTTTAAGAATGTTACATTTCATCCAAGAAAAGCTGGGAGAGTGGTTTTATGAACGGAGAAAAAAGGCAAATGAAACTTTTCACAGAGTATCAATATGGGCAGAAGAAGAGATGACTAAGAAGATGGACTTGGCTTGCAAAATGTTTGTGagtatatttattaacttcagcTTTTTATATCTATTGCAGTGATTTACTGCTTACATTTAAAAAAattcatactttttctttttgaagcaaAAATACACTAATATAATTTgtcttaattttttattccttgttaggtgttcaaccttgactcaatgttgtttagaataaatagtgaaggaattgaattcattgtggacttaaagaagagaacttgtgactgcctggaattccaacttgatgaattgCCCTGCCCATATGCAATTGCTGCTATTAATATGAGATATTTGCAGAAATCTGATTACTGCTAAAATTGGTATTCAAGGGAAACATGGTTGAAAACATATGAAGGACATGTGAATACCGTGGGAGATCAAAAATCATGGGAAATACCACAAAATGTACAATCTGAGATCACAAAACCTCTCGATGTAGAGATTTTACAAGGAAGAACACAAAAGAAGAGGCATATACCTGCGACTGAATCATCAGTACCATTCAAGTCTACCAAATGCAGTCGATGTAAACAAGTTGGGCATAACAGAATAACTTGTTTGTCTTCTCCAGCACCTCATCCATATTTCAAGAAACACACTGAAAAATACTCCAAGCTTCAATAATCCTTGGTCTGAATTTAGACTTTCTTTATTGTATGACATAATTCAAATGTGATTTTTTTCATAGGAATAAAAAAATAAGCTCTTGGACAATTTTATATACTGCTAAAGTACAAATCACTCATTTTTGTTGCGCAGGCTTACATGTTTTGTTGCATTTTAAAAAAGTACGCAATGACTTCTGCGAGAAAAAACTTCAGGTTACAGTATGTGAAATACATATCCTTagacaaacacacacacacacacatacaaacACTGACACACACACTCATATGCGTACAACACACAAAAACAAACGCATGtacaaacaaaagttgtagcatcTCTAAGCAACTAAGAAGTATAAAGCAAATACCAACAAATAACAAGGATAATGCAATAGAAAGCTAAGAACAAAGAGGGTGACAATTACATTGATATAAAAAGAGGTTAGAACAACACACATTtacaaacaaaacttcagctctccGGGTTGAAGTTATATGAAATTAACCTAAAACACTTCAGGTCTATGGGCTGAAGTAAACAAAAATCATAGcattgaaaatataaaaaaaggaTTACAAACACTAACAATCATCACCATCATCATCGTCATCATCACAGTACTCCTCAATTTCTATAAATAC contains:
- the LOC138885317 gene encoding uncharacterized protein, which gives rise to MVAKNPGTYTSIKRDARKRFAYLFFAHAASSKYRGGLFVVVSKDANNQIFPLRLGVADSENNEAYIWFFGEIRKAIQVRRELIFLSDRNQSIANGIRKVFPEAHHGICLYHFEKNLKQRHAKATLMSQLKSIDKKTYNYIMEEPPERWARSWFPRRRYDMLTTNMVESMNSVVLKGREMPILRMLHFIQEKLGEWFYERRKKANETFHRVSIWAEEEMTKKMDLACKMFVFNLDSMLFRINSEGIEFIVDLKKRTCDCLEFQLDELPCPYAIAAINMRYLQKSDYC